In Candidatus Neomarinimicrobiota bacterium, one DNA window encodes the following:
- a CDS encoding type II toxin-antitoxin system RelE/ParE family toxin — protein sequence MENWKNIILANPKIKVFQTPLFKRQSKKLFKHHKKELDREIKAIVIDPTIGNRKHGALSEVFVHKFKIKTDLFLLANTYDPETRTLIMIGSHENFYRDLKKYPG from the coding sequence ATGGAGAACTGGAAGAATATCATTTTGGCGAATCCGAAGATTAAAGTCTTTCAGACGCCTTTATTCAAACGGCAGTCAAAAAAACTTTTTAAACATCACAAAAAAGAACTCGATCGGGAGATAAAGGCCATTGTGATTGATCCGACGATTGGGAATAGAAAACATGGTGCTTTATCAGAAGTGTTTGTTCACAAATTTAAAATAAAAACAGACTTGTTTTTATTAGCCAATACATATGACCCGGAAACGCGAACATTGATTATGATTGGATCGCACGAGAATTTCTATCGGGATTTAAAAAAGTACCCCGGTTAA
- a CDS encoding type II toxin-antitoxin system HigB family toxin — MRIIAIKTLKEFWKEYHDAEDSLRAWYSEVKAAKWKTPNDIKEKYRSVSIMANNRAVFNIAGNKYRLIVAIKYEFQIVYIRFIGTHKQYDKINAKEI, encoded by the coding sequence ATGAGAATTATAGCAATAAAAACATTAAAAGAATTTTGGAAAGAATATCATGACGCTGAGGATTCCCTTAGAGCATGGTATTCAGAAGTAAAAGCGGCAAAATGGAAGACACCAAATGATATTAAAGAGAAATATAGATCGGTCAGTATTATGGCAAATAACAGGGCGGTGTTTAATATTGCAGGGAATAAATACAGATTAATTGTTGCAATTAAATATGAATTCCAAATTGTATATATACGATTTATTGGGACTCATAAACAGTATGATAAAATAAATGCGAAAGAGATTTAG
- a CDS encoding transcriptional regulator, giving the protein MPIKPIKNEKDYESALRQVDELWDSKMGSPEGDILEVLTILIENYEKENYNILPPSPIDAIVFRMEQLGMKQKDLGVLIGGPNRASELLHGKRKLTVKMINTLCEKLNIPAESLLG; this is encoded by the coding sequence ATGCCAATTAAACCCATTAAAAATGAAAAAGATTATGAATCAGCATTGCGTCAAGTCGATGAACTGTGGGATTCCAAAATGGGATCTCCCGAAGGAGATATCCTTGAAGTTTTGACAATACTGATTGAAAATTATGAAAAAGAAAATTATAATATATTGCCCCCAAGTCCAATAGATGCAATTGTGTTTCGAATGGAACAACTTGGAATGAAGCAAAAAGATTTAGGTGTTTTAATCGGTGGTCCTAATAGAGCATCAGAATTGTTACATGGGAAAAGAAAATTGACAGTAAAAATGATAAATACGCTGTGTGAAAAATTAAATATACCAGCTGAGTCATTACTGGGATAA
- a CDS encoding YbjQ family protein: MIVATTETVAGYYITEHLGTVIGNTIRARHVGQDIMAGLRTIIGGEIKEYTGMLAESREQSLMRMKDKAKELGADAVVGVRFQTSMILSGTAELLVYGTAVKLGRK, encoded by the coding sequence ATGATCGTGGCCACAACCGAAACAGTTGCGGGATATTATATCACAGAACATCTGGGAACGGTAATCGGAAATACGATTCGTGCCCGTCATGTTGGGCAGGATATAATGGCCGGGCTGCGCACCATTATCGGCGGTGAAATTAAAGAATACACAGGAATGTTAGCTGAATCCCGTGAGCAGTCCCTTATGCGGATGAAGGATAAAGCGAAAGAACTTGGTGCTGATGCAGTGGTGGGTGTCCGCTTTCAAACATCTATGATTTTATCAGGAACGGCTGAATTGTTGGTTTATGGTACGGCGGTGAAGTTGGGGCGGAAGTAA
- a CDS encoding MBL fold metallo-hydrolase, translating to MPETDYSVRSFKGGYDDNLTYLVTCIRTGNQFLVDASVPLKQILPFVSKKGLIVLFITHSHGDHIAYVDEYVDAFPNLVTMIYKDSEDKVKSTLKRPVKHGDIVTVGQLSLEVLHTPGHYPDSVCYLLDEILFTGDTLFVGRTGRTVSSGSDTRQLYRSVYDKILDLPKNTIIYPGHDYGPKMTISIDENIAISPLLKAEDEDDFVQRMAEYEDERTFGS from the coding sequence ATGCCTGAAACAGATTATTCAGTTCGATCTTTCAAGGGTGGGTATGACGATAACCTCACTTACCTTGTTACCTGCATCCGTACGGGAAACCAATTTCTGGTGGATGCATCCGTGCCCCTAAAACAAATACTGCCCTTTGTGAGCAAAAAAGGCTTAATCGTCCTATTTATCACTCACAGTCATGGCGACCATATTGCATATGTGGATGAATATGTGGACGCCTTTCCCAACCTTGTAACCATGATTTATAAAGATTCGGAAGACAAGGTTAAGTCCACTCTGAAACGTCCAGTGAAGCATGGAGATATTGTAACAGTTGGACAACTGAGTTTAGAGGTGCTTCATACGCCGGGCCATTATCCCGATTCAGTCTGTTATTTATTGGATGAAATTCTATTCACCGGTGATACTCTTTTTGTAGGTCGTACCGGTAGAACTGTCAGTAGCGGCAGTGATACACGCCAGTTATATCGATCGGTTTATGATAAAATTTTGGATTTACCGAAAAACACGATTATTTATCCCGGGCACGATTATGGCCCTAAAATGACCATTTCTATTGATGAGAATATTGCCATCAGTCCACTGCTCAAGGCTGAAGATGAAGATGATTTTGTACAGCGCATGGCGGAATATGAAGATGAGCGCACTTTTGGATCTTAA
- a CDS encoding EamA family transporter, with the protein MKSSTAHLILILAAILWSSGGVFIKLVDMHPVAITGARSLVAAIVFLIYIRRPKFNRDKETIIGALAYCGMVMLYVASMKLTTAANAIFLEFTAPIYVVIFGYYMLNERVTKFDIFAMAIIFFGMGLFFMDELSFYGFWGNIMALGAGVCLALVTVIVRKQKESSAFEIVLLGNLVTALICTPFIVKAIPHTQISDWLILALLGVFQLGIPYVLYTLVLKHLPAIDAILIGMIEPVLNPIWVFLFVGETIGPWTFVGGAMVLSGSLGRSYFKYRKRK; encoded by the coding sequence TTGAAATCTTCTACCGCCCATTTGATACTAATTCTGGCGGCAATCCTATGGAGTTCTGGTGGCGTTTTCATCAAACTTGTGGATATGCATCCTGTGGCCATTACCGGCGCCCGAAGTTTAGTTGCTGCCATTGTTTTTCTAATTTATATCCGTCGCCCCAAGTTTAATCGTGATAAGGAAACCATTATTGGCGCTTTGGCTTACTGCGGGATGGTCATGTTGTATGTGGCATCGATGAAGCTTACCACTGCCGCCAATGCGATTTTTCTAGAATTTACGGCACCGATTTATGTGGTCATCTTTGGTTATTATATGTTGAATGAGCGGGTAACAAAGTTTGATATTTTTGCCATGGCTATCATTTTTTTTGGCATGGGATTGTTTTTCATGGATGAATTGTCCTTCTACGGATTTTGGGGAAACATTATGGCCTTGGGGGCGGGCGTTTGTTTAGCTCTTGTTACAGTAATTGTCCGCAAACAAAAGGAATCATCCGCCTTCGAAATTGTATTGTTGGGGAATTTGGTGACAGCCCTTATTTGTACACCATTTATAGTCAAAGCAATTCCCCATACACAGATTTCCGATTGGTTGATATTGGCTCTTCTTGGAGTATTTCAACTGGGAATACCTTATGTATTATATACGTTGGTCCTAAAACATTTACCGGCAATTGATGCCATTTTAATTGGCATGATTGAACCTGTATTAAATCCAATATGGGTATTTCTGTTCGTAGGAGAAACGATTGGGCCGTGGACTTTTGTAGGCGGTGCAATGGTTTTAAGCGGATCGCTTGGGCGGAGTTATTTTAAGTATAGAAAAAGAAAATGA
- a CDS encoding DUF4442 domain-containing protein yields the protein MALTRMEQFKYNLYLWYFSWTKVRLIHYCRPKIFNITEDGVTLFMPLDRRTRNHVRSMYIGAMVVGVDMVTGFTAMLKIRESKRNVILIFKDLKCDFYKRSEGNVHFICNEGKAIESAVEQTIQSGERVNLPVSVIATVPDKFGNEPVAKFTITLSMKEKV from the coding sequence ATGGCTTTAACAAGGATGGAACAATTTAAGTATAATCTTTATCTATGGTATTTTTCATGGACTAAAGTAAGACTGATCCATTATTGCCGTCCGAAAATTTTTAATATAACAGAGGATGGAGTAACGCTTTTTATGCCCTTGGATAGACGAACAAGAAACCATGTTAGATCAATGTATATTGGGGCCATGGTGGTTGGTGTTGATATGGTAACAGGATTTACAGCCATGTTAAAGATCCGGGAATCGAAGCGCAATGTGATTCTTATTTTTAAAGATTTAAAATGTGATTTTTATAAGCGCTCCGAAGGAAATGTTCATTTCATTTGTAATGAAGGAAAAGCGATTGAATCTGCCGTGGAACAAACGATTCAATCAGGAGAACGTGTAAATCTTCCCGTTTCGGTGATTGCCACGGTTCCGGATAAATTTGGCAATGAGCCAGTGGCTAAATTCACCATAACTTTATCCATGAAAGAAAAAGTTTAA
- a CDS encoding cupin domain-containing protein, with the protein MNYKKNNYDFENLDPWLNLLRDDLDLKGVAMGFARIPAGRGYTFIHQHEKQEEVYVVLGGKGIIYIDGENIALVPGDIVKVDAIARRCLKADDESELVCLILGGLPVEGFPRKGSTSTLIDDGIPDWENLPPWYEGNKKVIELNKKIRAQREAE; encoded by the coding sequence ATGAATTACAAAAAGAACAATTATGATTTTGAGAATCTGGACCCTTGGTTAAATCTTTTAAGGGATGATTTAGACCTGAAAGGAGTAGCTATGGGCTTTGCTCGAATTCCTGCGGGTAGAGGATATACATTTATTCATCAGCACGAAAAACAAGAAGAAGTGTATGTAGTTTTGGGTGGGAAAGGTATCATTTACATCGATGGTGAAAACATTGCCTTAGTTCCCGGTGACATTGTTAAAGTGGATGCAATTGCACGGCGCTGTCTCAAAGCTGATGATGAATCTGAATTGGTGTGTTTAATCTTGGGCGGCTTACCAGTAGAAGGATTTCCTCGGAAAGGTAGCACTTCAACCTTGATTGATGATGGTATTCCCGATTGGGAGAATCTCCCACCTTGGTACGAGGGTAATAAAAAAGTGATTGAACTTAACAAAAAGATCAGAGCCCAAAGGGAAGCAGAGTAA
- a CDS encoding alpha/beta hydrolase → MMKPITYFLLVLFLSLGWAQNTVEGIPYNGLQMGEELKSTGKTLQSKPMGLHRVQIENAKYDTIYIAVHGYGSNGYEWVYALRKMAESAQQTFYYRWDWNNCPDTASEKLKVAIDSLILTNKKIKHINLFGHSYGGVIVTNLADDGFRVTMDIHSLAAPLAGHTRLETNCPDYPRFDNLTLTNNLIQWRTDHKQDGAFKNMDVNPQRIEIRGSKVVQLPPTFSNGKRLGHNWSITWVMNQYFKSE, encoded by the coding sequence ATGATGAAACCGATCACATATTTTTTACTCGTTTTATTCCTTTCACTAGGATGGGCTCAGAATACCGTAGAAGGAATACCTTATAATGGCCTCCAGATGGGTGAGGAATTGAAAAGTACAGGAAAAACGCTCCAGTCAAAACCCATGGGATTGCATCGTGTACAGATTGAAAATGCAAAATATGACACTATTTATATTGCCGTCCATGGTTATGGCTCAAACGGCTATGAATGGGTCTATGCCCTGCGGAAAATGGCTGAATCCGCTCAACAAACTTTTTACTATCGTTGGGACTGGAATAATTGTCCCGACACCGCCAGCGAGAAACTCAAGGTAGCCATTGATTCACTCATTTTAACAAATAAGAAAATCAAACATATCAATTTGTTTGGCCACAGTTATGGCGGAGTCATCGTTACAAATTTGGCGGATGATGGATTTAGAGTAACGATGGATATACATTCATTGGCGGCGCCCTTGGCGGGGCATACTCGATTGGAAACAAACTGTCCGGATTATCCTCGTTTCGATAATTTGACATTAACCAATAATCTGATTCAATGGCGGACGGACCATAAACAGGATGGTGCTTTTAAAAATATGGATGTGAATCCTCAACGGATAGAGATTAGGGGAAGTAAAGTGGTTCAGCTTCCACCAACTTTTTCCAACGGTAAACGACTGGGACATAATTGGTCTATCACTTGGGTCATGAATCAATATTTTAAATCTGAATAA
- a CDS encoding FAD-dependent oxidoreductase produces the protein MSTKSDVIIIGGGAVGLSCAYYLNRSGYSVTVLDSGSPDKKSSCSWGNAGMIVPSHIVPLAAPGVIKQGIKWLLDPESPFSIEFKPSIEMLSWLWKFRKAANLNHVKKGARIFRELGLASRSLYLELGQEMNFGLELNGILMLCAGEKALEEEFAVSAMARELDMVAVDMDSKGVKSVESGMKTTVSGGVHYPLDCHINPVKFLEVIQKNLKEKGVEFHHNTSVASFVQDKGKIVSVNTSQGKWEGNHFVLAAGSMSSKLIKSINLKMPMMAGKGYSVTMESPRKKPILPAILIEARIASTPIGSSWRFGGTMTITDSDQKINNRKMKAMLKAVKNYYPEYELSWTEKLEPWVGLRPLSADGLPYIGPFTQYPNLIAATGHAMLGISLSLITGHLVDKIVKGEDLGFDTTMLNPNRF, from the coding sequence GGGATTATCATGTGCCTATTACCTCAATCGTTCCGGTTATAGCGTTACTGTTTTAGATAGTGGATCTCCAGATAAAAAATCATCCTGTTCCTGGGGAAATGCTGGAATGATTGTCCCCAGTCACATCGTTCCATTGGCTGCGCCAGGGGTTATTAAACAGGGTATCAAATGGCTTCTTGATCCGGAAAGCCCTTTTTCCATTGAATTTAAACCATCTATAGAAATGTTATCATGGCTATGGAAATTCCGAAAGGCAGCAAACCTTAATCATGTAAAAAAAGGGGCGCGAATTTTCCGAGAATTGGGTTTGGCCAGTCGTTCACTTTATTTAGAATTGGGGCAAGAAATGAATTTTGGATTGGAATTAAATGGCATCCTCATGTTATGTGCTGGTGAGAAAGCTTTAGAGGAAGAATTTGCCGTATCTGCCATGGCCCGGGAATTAGATATGGTGGCAGTAGATATGGATTCCAAAGGTGTAAAATCTGTTGAATCTGGAATGAAAACAACAGTCTCAGGTGGTGTTCATTACCCTCTCGATTGCCACATCAACCCAGTAAAATTTCTGGAGGTGATACAAAAAAATCTTAAAGAAAAGGGTGTGGAATTTCACCACAATACATCCGTCGCTTCCTTTGTGCAAGATAAGGGTAAAATTGTATCAGTTAATACCTCTCAAGGGAAATGGGAAGGAAATCATTTTGTTTTAGCTGCAGGGTCAATGTCATCTAAGCTAATTAAATCAATTAATTTGAAAATGCCAATGATGGCGGGGAAAGGTTACAGCGTAACTATGGAATCGCCCCGTAAAAAACCGATACTTCCTGCCATTTTGATTGAAGCAAGAATTGCTTCAACACCCATAGGGTCCAGCTGGCGATTTGGAGGCACAATGACTATAACAGATTCGGACCAAAAAATAAACAATCGAAAAATGAAAGCCATGTTAAAAGCAGTTAAAAATTATTATCCGGAATACGAATTATCATGGACTGAAAAATTGGAACCGTGGGTTGGGTTGCGCCCCCTCTCCGCCGATGGTTTGCCTTACATTGGCCCTTTCACCCAATATCCAAATTTGATAGCAGCGACCGGCCATGCAATGTTGGGGATCAGCCTATCGCTAATCACCGGCCATCTAGTAGATAAAATTGTAAAAGGAGAAGACTTGGGATTTGACACAACCATGTTAAATCCAAACCGTTTCTGA